One region of Oxalobacteraceae bacterium OTU3CAMAD1 genomic DNA includes:
- a CDS encoding methyl-accepting chemotaxis protein: MKLPQLKTGARVLASFAMLLFAMACMSAVSLWRLQSANDTASNLVDEKLAKQQLTSELLGVAELNGLRAISIARSDSLEVGDIFHAQLVAGEKVAAAMDRQLAAMPADGVEHELLRAVGARRAAYAALRADLFKLKDGGRIQEVSDLLDTRLAAAFGAYTGALQKLLAYQTQEARTMAALSASQYRSSRALLIGLGLATLALGAVLALMLTRSIVRPLTRAVALAEQVAAGELHAVIEHGRGDEIGQLFDALSHMTGRLAHTVGRVRDGAVAIDSASREIANGNMDLSRRTEHQAGALQETASAMVQLTSAVRENSGNARHANALALSASEVAGKGGKVVSEVVRTMAGINDYAHKIVDITGVIDSIAFQTNILALNAAVEAARAGEQGRGFAVVASEVRNLAQRSAAAAKEIKKLINDSAEQIASGSVLAENAGATMDEIVLSVRKVTAIMAAISTASAEQEHGIGQVTTAIGEMDGVTQQNAALVEEAAAAAAAMQAQAKELAQLVGSFKIDATSAKPPMSTKPSIPRIHVGRISAA; encoded by the coding sequence ATGAAACTCCCTCAATTGAAGACCGGCGCGCGCGTGCTGGCGTCTTTCGCCATGCTGCTGTTCGCGATGGCCTGCATGTCGGCCGTGTCGCTGTGGCGCCTGCAATCGGCCAACGACACCGCGTCCAACCTGGTCGATGAAAAGCTGGCCAAGCAGCAGCTGACGTCCGAGCTGCTGGGCGTGGCCGAGCTCAATGGGCTGCGGGCGATTTCAATCGCCCGCAGCGACAGCCTGGAAGTGGGCGACATCTTCCATGCGCAGCTGGTCGCCGGTGAAAAGGTGGCGGCGGCGATGGACCGCCAGTTGGCCGCCATGCCGGCGGACGGCGTGGAACACGAGCTGCTGCGCGCCGTCGGCGCCAGGCGGGCGGCGTACGCGGCCCTGCGCGCCGACTTGTTCAAATTGAAGGACGGCGGACGGATACAGGAGGTGAGCGACTTGCTCGACACCCGCCTCGCCGCCGCCTTCGGCGCGTACACCGGCGCGCTGCAAAAACTGCTGGCGTATCAAACGCAGGAGGCCAGGACGATGGCGGCGCTGTCGGCCAGCCAGTATCGAAGCAGCCGCGCGCTGCTGATCGGGCTCGGACTGGCCACCCTTGCATTGGGCGCGGTGCTGGCGCTGATGCTGACGCGCAGTATCGTGCGTCCGCTGACGCGGGCGGTGGCGCTGGCCGAACAGGTGGCGGCCGGCGAGCTGCATGCCGTCATCGAGCATGGACGCGGCGACGAGATCGGCCAACTGTTCGACGCGTTGAGCCACATGACGGGCCGCCTGGCCCACACCGTCGGCCGGGTGCGCGACGGCGCGGTGGCGATCGACTCGGCCTCGCGCGAGATCGCCAACGGCAATATGGATCTGTCGCGCCGCACCGAACATCAGGCCGGGGCGCTGCAGGAGACCGCGTCGGCGATGGTGCAACTGACGTCGGCGGTGCGCGAAAACAGCGGTAACGCGCGCCATGCCAACGCGCTGGCCTTGTCGGCGTCGGAGGTGGCGGGCAAGGGCGGCAAGGTGGTGTCCGAAGTGGTGCGCACGATGGCCGGCATCAACGACTACGCGCACAAGATCGTCGACATCACCGGCGTGATCGACAGCATCGCCTTCCAGACCAATATCCTGGCGTTGAACGCCGCCGTCGAAGCGGCGCGCGCGGGCGAGCAGGGACGCGGCTTCGCGGTTGTGGCCTCCGAGGTGCGCAATCTGGCGCAGCGTTCGGCGGCGGCGGCCAAGGAGATCAAAAAGCTGATCAACGACTCGGCCGAACAAATCGCCAGCGGCAGCGTGCTGGCCGAAAACGCCGGCGCGACGATGGACGAAATCGTACTGAGCGTGCGCAAGGTGACCGCCATCATGGCCGCGATCAGCACCGCCAGCGCCGAGCAGGAACACGGCATCGGGCAGGTCACCACCGCCATCGGCGAGATGGACGGCGTCACGCAGCAGAACGCCGCGCTGGTGGAGGAGGCGGCAGCGGCGGCGGCAGCGATGCAGGCGCAAGCGAAGGAACTGGCGCAACTGGTGGGCTCCTTCAAAATCGACGCCACCAGCGCAAAACCACCGATGTCAACGAAACCAAGTATACCCAGGATCCACGTAGGGCGGATTAGCGCAGCGTAA
- a CDS encoding Fic family protein has translation MNSGYYTYIWQARDWPAWRFELAVLATPMAEVSRAQGHLVGRLADVGLVLRGQASLAALTEDVVKTSEIEGEALNVSSVRSSIARRLGVDIGALAPVDRHVEGVVEMVLDATANCHAPVTRDRLFAWHAALFPTGYSGLSKINVGAWRDDVNGPMQVVSGPVGRQRVHFEAPPASALEAETALFLDWIDTDSNVPPLIKAGLGHLWLVTLHPFDDGNGRIARALGDLLLARAEGCPQRFYSLSAQIQRQRKAYYEILERTQKGAMDVTEWLLWFFDALRSAVEQAHLGLDVVLWKARFWRQWAEAPMNERQVKLLNKLLDGFEGKLTTSKWAAIAKCSTDTALRDITDLVRRGVLRKTDAGGRSTGYELSGLAL, from the coding sequence ATGAATAGCGGCTATTACACGTATATCTGGCAGGCCCGGGATTGGCCGGCGTGGCGCTTTGAGCTTGCCGTGCTGGCTACGCCCATGGCCGAGGTGAGCAGGGCGCAGGGGCATTTGGTCGGTCGTCTGGCTGACGTCGGCTTGGTACTGCGCGGCCAGGCAAGTCTGGCCGCACTGACCGAGGACGTCGTCAAAACCAGCGAAATCGAAGGAGAGGCGCTCAACGTCTCCTCCGTTCGCTCGTCCATCGCCCGTCGTCTTGGCGTCGACATCGGTGCCCTTGCGCCAGTTGATCGCCATGTGGAAGGCGTAGTTGAAATGGTTCTCGATGCGACGGCCAATTGCCACGCGCCGGTCACGCGGGATCGCCTGTTCGCTTGGCATGCGGCGCTGTTTCCTACCGGGTATTCAGGCCTTTCCAAAATCAATGTCGGTGCCTGGCGCGACGATGTCAACGGCCCGATGCAGGTGGTCTCCGGTCCCGTCGGCAGGCAACGGGTGCACTTCGAGGCACCTCCCGCAAGCGCGCTTGAAGCTGAAACCGCACTGTTTCTCGACTGGATAGACACGGATTCAAATGTTCCTCCGCTGATCAAGGCCGGTCTCGGACACTTGTGGCTGGTGACACTGCATCCATTCGACGATGGCAACGGCCGTATCGCGCGCGCCCTCGGCGATCTGCTGCTGGCGCGCGCCGAGGGATGTCCTCAGCGCTTCTATAGCCTATCCGCGCAAATCCAGCGCCAGCGCAAGGCATACTATGAAATTCTGGAGCGGACGCAGAAGGGTGCGATGGACGTCACCGAATGGCTTCTGTGGTTTTTCGATGCGCTGAGAAGCGCGGTCGAACAGGCTCATCTCGGTCTCGATGTCGTTTTGTGGAAAGCGCGCTTCTGGCGACAATGGGCAGAGGCGCCGATGAACGAGCGCCAGGTCAAGTTGCTCAACAAATTGCTTGATGGCTTTGAAGGCAAGCTCACGACCAGCAAGTGGGCCGCGATCGCCAAGTGTTCGACCGACACGGCACTGCGTGATATCACCGATCTTGTGCGGCGTGGAGTGCTCCGCAAAACGGATGCCGGAGGGCGCAGCACCGGTTACGAGTTGAGTGGGCTGGCATTGTGA
- a CDS encoding response regulator, translating into MSFGPARAGAERWDKLATPLFEHLGLEQGLPHPVSMALAQDGDGYIWIGTQSGLARWDGYRVRSFHHNATDPTSLPGDFIQTLHVDARGRLWVGTAAAGLAMYDNRKEHFVRLNEELSHGLVSAIASDAKGNLWIGTPAGLKFYDAIAGTVTSHTRETAPGLPDNQVRALLADRSGNLWIGTGTGLARMKPGGAIAAIPVGAAGQGGWSDTVMALGENSRGQIAFGTLKSGIGTVDPLADRGQLVALKGVKDMESNMVLSVAESTPGTWWAGTYGGGIVEYHTATGRSNRILHQPAVPLSLSNDRTAALLRDRSGMIWVSTERGVDIHDPHSESIDSVFGGEGKLEAAVTALMTDSRREVWIALADQGIDIVATDGTRRAALRPDPHQPETALPNRVVLALAEAEPGEAWIGTQLGLYRTRGGGRAAKRIALPQENQYPRIGTILKRDGQLWLGTFEGLLRYDVAAGTIKRYVQGPPEGGGLTDNRIHAVIPDADGALWIATRNGLNRLDPATGKVEQIHAAPALPTALSEAVISSLVIDGRGRLWVGTYGGGICVMTGRDARGAPVFERVGVAEGLSTGTIMALQSDPAGRIWAATSDSIAVVDATTLKARALARADGLAFRTFFIGASTVTNERDLLFGATSGMAVVDSARLNDWAYRPPLVISAVRVDQRALTPDQLSAPEGPTLTLTPDTQNFEVELAALDYSAPQRNRYAYLLEGFDRRWTEADASRRVASYNSLPPGTYRLRLRGSNREGLWNVDELSLRVVVLPAWHQTWWARTGYLLAAGLLAWALVRWRVRQLHNKGEVLQALVYSRTRHLEKLNAIVKSINEQLDFDALLQTILQESTVIKGIDSALALVREAGTETLTLRAAWGRIDAAADAYSIDLRQAELRYAPPESMIAPDIFEIYHHNSLPGDVCAMLAVRVVIDGQVEGYLIFENYQYQTKFEASDLDLLKALKEPFVSAYQKARALRMIEQARANAEAATRAKSEFLANISHEIRTPMNAILGFAGLGTHLDLPPQPLDYFRKIGRAGQSLLEIINDVLDFSKIESGKLELEALPFDLPDTLNQLADLFSWRAAERGLELVIWSAPDVPANLLGDPLRLSQILVNLVGNALKFTVRGHIELRVELDPNLAAADVVPGAFALRFTVEDSGLGISGEQQARLFQAFAQADASTTRLYGGTGLGLAISQQLVRKMGGVIAVDSEPGVGSSFSFTVQLQPAADQTPRLLPVPAQALGKRVLVADDCEAARHMLQIQLGGLGLQARAVASGAAALAALQLEPYDILLIDADMPELDGIETLRRIGADPALAVPPAILMVTAYAREHNIEAAEQTRRMPFIDKPANPYLLRSAIMTALGLDAGQPAVKLPAPPSFAVQRIRGALVLVVDDNSINQQVASEILQRAGVRVDLAASGEEAARMVHARQYDAVLMDIQMPDMDGYQATALIRADERHAALPIIAMTAHAVAGYRERCLNMDMNDYVTKPIDPDTLYAVLATWVEHDAARAPIDEPDAPRGAGLPPAAPPSARPGIDMNAALERLGGHSALLTRLLSLFAHDFGAILQHIHDAIDAGDLARAAELVHKIRGAAGNISAPDLFKAATALEERLRERETALPQLLSDFEQAFEIVMHSAHDEIAKQSAAPPASMENTGQTH; encoded by the coding sequence ATGTCGTTCGGCCCCGCCCGGGCCGGCGCCGAGCGCTGGGATAAATTGGCCACCCCGCTGTTTGAACATCTCGGACTCGAACAAGGCTTGCCGCATCCGGTCAGCATGGCGCTGGCGCAGGACGGCGACGGCTACATCTGGATCGGCACGCAGAGCGGGCTGGCGCGCTGGGACGGTTACCGCGTGCGCAGCTTCCACCACAACGCCACCGACCCCACCAGCCTTCCCGGCGATTTCATTCAAACCCTGCACGTCGACGCGCGCGGCCGCCTGTGGGTCGGCACCGCCGCCGCCGGCCTGGCGATGTACGACAATCGCAAGGAACACTTCGTCCGCCTCAACGAGGAGTTGAGCCATGGCCTGGTGAGCGCGATCGCCAGCGACGCCAAGGGCAATCTGTGGATAGGCACGCCCGCCGGCCTCAAATTCTACGACGCCATCGCCGGCACCGTGACTAGCCATACCCGCGAGACCGCGCCGGGCCTGCCGGACAACCAGGTCCGCGCGCTGCTGGCGGACCGTTCGGGCAACCTGTGGATCGGTACCGGCACCGGACTGGCGCGGATGAAACCCGGCGGCGCCATCGCCGCCATTCCGGTCGGCGCCGCCGGCCAGGGCGGCTGGAGCGACACCGTCATGGCGCTGGGCGAGAACAGCCGGGGACAGATCGCTTTCGGCACGCTCAAAAGCGGCATCGGCACGGTCGATCCGCTGGCCGACAGGGGTCAGCTGGTCGCGCTCAAGGGCGTCAAGGACATGGAATCGAACATGGTGCTGTCGGTCGCCGAGAGCACGCCGGGCACCTGGTGGGCCGGCACCTACGGCGGCGGCATCGTCGAGTATCACACCGCCACGGGCCGCAGCAACCGCATACTGCACCAGCCGGCGGTGCCGCTCAGCCTCAGTAACGACCGCACCGCCGCGCTGCTGCGCGACCGCAGCGGCATGATCTGGGTCAGCACCGAGCGCGGCGTCGACATCCACGATCCGCACAGCGAGAGCATCGACTCGGTGTTCGGCGGCGAGGGCAAGCTGGAGGCGGCCGTCACCGCGCTGATGACCGACAGCCGCCGCGAGGTGTGGATCGCGCTGGCCGACCAGGGCATCGACATCGTGGCGACCGACGGCACCCGGCGCGCGGCGCTGCGCCCCGACCCGCACCAGCCGGAAACGGCGCTGCCCAACCGCGTGGTGCTGGCGCTGGCCGAGGCGGAGCCCGGCGAGGCCTGGATCGGCACCCAGCTCGGTTTGTACCGCACCCGGGGCGGCGGGCGGGCCGCCAAACGCATCGCCCTGCCGCAGGAAAACCAGTATCCGCGCATCGGCACCATCCTGAAGCGCGACGGCCAGCTCTGGCTCGGCACTTTCGAAGGACTGCTGCGCTACGATGTCGCCGCCGGCACCATCAAGCGCTACGTCCAGGGACCGCCGGAGGGCGGCGGGCTGACCGACAACCGCATCCACGCCGTGATCCCCGATGCCGACGGCGCGCTGTGGATCGCCACCCGCAACGGCCTCAATCGCCTCGATCCGGCGACCGGCAAGGTGGAGCAGATCCACGCCGCGCCGGCCCTCCCCACCGCGCTCTCCGAGGCCGTTATCAGTTCGCTGGTGATCGACGGGCGCGGCCGGCTTTGGGTGGGCACCTACGGCGGCGGCATCTGCGTGATGACCGGGCGCGATGCCAGGGGCGCGCCGGTGTTCGAACGGGTGGGCGTCGCCGAGGGACTGTCGACCGGCACCATCATGGCCTTGCAGTCGGACCCCGCCGGCCGCATCTGGGCCGCCACTTCGGACAGCATCGCCGTGGTCGACGCCACCACGCTCAAGGCGCGCGCGCTGGCCCGCGCCGACGGGCTGGCGTTCCGCACCTTCTTCATCGGCGCCAGCACCGTCACCAACGAACGCGATCTGCTGTTCGGCGCCACCTCCGGCATGGCGGTGGTGGACTCCGCGCGCCTGAACGACTGGGCCTATCGTCCGCCGCTGGTGATCAGCGCCGTGCGGGTCGACCAGCGCGCGCTCACGCCCGACCAGCTCAGCGCCCCCGAAGGTCCGACCCTGACCCTGACGCCCGACACCCAGAACTTCGAGGTGGAACTGGCGGCGCTGGACTACTCCGCGCCACAACGCAACCGCTACGCCTATCTGCTGGAGGGCTTCGACCGCCGCTGGACCGAGGCCGACGCCAGCCGCCGCGTGGCCAGCTACAACAGCCTGCCGCCCGGCACCTACCGCCTGCGCCTGCGCGGCAGCAACCGCGAGGGCCTGTGGAACGTCGATGAACTGTCGCTGCGGGTGGTGGTGCTGCCGGCCTGGCACCAGACCTGGTGGGCCCGGACCGGCTACCTGCTGGCCGCCGGCCTGCTGGCATGGGCGCTGGTGCGCTGGCGCGTCAGACAACTGCACAACAAGGGCGAGGTCCTGCAGGCGCTGGTCTACTCGCGCACCCGGCATCTGGAAAAACTCAACGCCATCGTCAAATCGATCAACGAGCAGCTGGACTTCGACGCGCTGCTGCAGACCATCCTGCAGGAATCCACCGTCATCAAGGGCATCGATTCGGCCCTGGCGCTGGTGCGCGAAGCCGGCACCGAGACGCTGACCTTGCGCGCGGCCTGGGGCCGCATCGACGCCGCCGCCGACGCCTACAGCATCGACCTGCGCCAGGCGGAGCTGCGCTACGCCCCGCCCGAATCCATGATCGCGCCGGACATCTTCGAAATCTACCATCACAATTCGCTGCCGGGCGACGTCTGCGCGATGCTGGCGGTGCGCGTGGTGATCGACGGCCAGGTCGAGGGCTATCTGATCTTCGAGAACTACCAGTACCAGACCAAGTTCGAAGCGAGCGACCTCGATCTGCTCAAGGCGCTGAAGGAGCCGTTCGTGTCGGCCTACCAGAAGGCGCGGGCGCTGCGCATGATCGAGCAGGCGCGCGCCAACGCCGAAGCGGCCACCCGCGCCAAGAGCGAGTTCCTGGCCAACATTAGCCACGAGATCCGCACGCCGATGAACGCCATCCTCGGCTTCGCCGGACTTGGCACCCACCTCGACCTGCCGCCGCAACCGCTGGACTACTTCCGCAAGATCGGCCGCGCGGGACAAAGCCTGCTCGAGATCATCAACGATGTGCTGGACTTCTCCAAGATCGAATCGGGCAAGCTGGAACTGGAGGCCCTGCCCTTCGACCTTCCCGACACGCTCAACCAGCTGGCCGACCTGTTCTCGTGGCGCGCCGCCGAACGGGGTCTGGAACTGGTGATCTGGTCGGCCCCGGACGTGCCGGCCAACCTGCTGGGCGACCCGCTGCGACTGAGCCAGATCCTGGTCAACCTGGTGGGCAACGCGCTCAAGTTCACCGTGCGCGGCCACATCGAACTGCGGGTCGAGCTGGACCCGAACCTGGCCGCCGCCGACGTGGTCCCCGGCGCGTTCGCGCTGCGCTTCACGGTGGAAGACAGCGGCCTTGGCATCAGCGGCGAGCAGCAGGCGCGCCTGTTCCAGGCCTTCGCCCAGGCCGACGCCAGCACCACGCGGCTCTACGGCGGCACCGGATTGGGACTGGCGATCTCGCAGCAGCTGGTGCGCAAAATGGGCGGCGTGATCGCCGTCGACAGCGAGCCCGGTGTCGGCAGCAGCTTCAGTTTCACCGTGCAGCTGCAACCGGCCGCCGACCAGACGCCGCGCCTGTTACCGGTTCCGGCGCAGGCGCTCGGCAAGCGCGTGCTGGTGGCCGACGATTGCGAAGCGGCGCGCCACATGCTGCAGATCCAATTGGGCGGCCTTGGACTGCAGGCGCGCGCCGTGGCCTCCGGCGCGGCGGCGCTGGCCGCGCTGCAGCTGGAACCGTACGACATCCTGCTGATCGACGCCGACATGCCGGAGCTGGACGGCATCGAAACGCTGCGCCGCATCGGCGCCGACCCGGCGCTGGCCGTGCCGCCGGCCATCCTCATGGTCACCGCCTACGCGCGCGAGCACAATATCGAGGCCGCCGAACAGACCCGCCGCATGCCCTTCATCGACAAGCCGGCCAATCCCTACCTGCTGCGCAGCGCGATCATGACGGCGCTCGGCCTGGACGCCGGACAGCCCGCCGTCAAGCTGCCCGCCCCGCCCTCGTTCGCGGTCCAGCGCATACGCGGCGCGCTTGTACTGGTGGTCGACGACAACAGCATCAACCAGCAGGTGGCGAGCGAAATCCTGCAGCGCGCCGGGGTCCGGGTCGACCTGGCCGCCAGCGGCGAGGAGGCGGCGCGCATGGTCCACGCGCGCCAGTACGACGCGGTGCTGATGGACATACAAATGCCCGACATGGACGGCTACCAGGCCACGGCGCTGATCCGCGCCGACGAACGCCACGCCGCGCTGCCGATCATCGCCATGACGGCGCACGCGGTGGCCGGCTACCGCGAGCGCTGCCTGAACATGGACATGAACGACTACGTCACCAAGCCTATCGATCCGGACACGCTGTACGCCGTGCTGGCGACCTGGGTGGAGCACGATGCGGCACGCGCGCCGATCGACGAGCCGGACGCGCCGCGCGGCGCGGGCCTGCCGCCGGCGGCGCCGCCAAGCGCGCGCCCGGGCATCGACATGAACGCCGCGCTGGAACGCCTCGGCGGCCACAGCGCCCTGCTGACGCGGCTTTTGAGCCTGTTCGCCCACGACTTCGGCGCCATTTTGCAACACATTCATGATGCAATCGACGCCGGCGATCTGGCCCGGGCGGCCGAACTTGTACACAAGATCCGTGGCGCGGCTGGAAACATTTCCGCGCCCGATCTTTTTAAGGCGGCGACGGCGCTGGAGGAGCGTCTCAGAGAGCGGGAAACCGCGTTGCCGCAACTGTTGAGCGATTTCGAGCAGGCCTTCGAGATCGTCATGCACAGCGCGCACGACGAGATCGCCAAACAATCAGCGGCGCCGCCCGCGAGCATGGAAAACACCGGGCAAACTCACTAG
- a CDS encoding NHLP-related RiPP peptide yields MASHSPQDLDLLLSKLSGDDSFRQSFLSDPQIALDGLGIRIDAAQIPALRSLPSKEVLAANRHAIKGKLENAAGAIPFFLSGQR; encoded by the coding sequence ATGGCCTCGCATTCCCCGCAAGATCTCGACCTGCTGCTGTCCAAACTCTCCGGCGACGACAGCTTCCGCCAGAGCTTCCTGAGCGATCCGCAAATTGCGCTCGATGGCTTGGGCATCCGCATCGACGCCGCCCAGATTCCGGCCCTGCGCAGCCTGCCGTCGAAAGAAGTCCTCGCCGCCAATCGTCATGCGATCAAAGGCAAACTGGAAAACGCCGCCGGCGCGATTCCGTTCTTCCTATCAGGCCAGCGCTGA
- a CDS encoding putative peptide maturation dehydrogenase yields the protein MLIRRCAVLFVEPREDLDIDWSSLFAGESALGSTVRWIALAPHLGAEVEIGSDEMLALGGISLTLWQERAVCERKSSADVIGRLLAHGLLMSDAPEGAAIRERDEVLRSQHWRPLSAAAHMFSRWGDMRVDKGMQFPSFEELVESYGTPPGPAIERGAAADALMLPVPERAGLDETLFKRYTGRNFDPVATLPLATASRLLQRAFGSQGEREMAPDAFVLKKLSPSAGGLHPTEAYVLAQRVEGVAPGLYHYHPVRHALEPLVAMDTTQTAELAMRMVADQDWFVDAPMMVVLAARVERNFWKYRNHAKAYRALLLDAGHLSQTFYLLATEAGMPAFVTAAVNEVDIERALGLDPLKDMVVAVCGCGAASGAQDTVEMRYEP from the coding sequence ATGCTGATCAGACGCTGCGCCGTGCTGTTTGTCGAGCCCCGCGAGGATCTCGATATCGATTGGTCTTCGCTGTTCGCCGGCGAGAGCGCGCTGGGCTCGACGGTGCGCTGGATCGCGCTGGCGCCGCATCTTGGCGCCGAGGTCGAGATCGGCAGCGACGAGATGCTGGCCCTGGGTGGCATCAGCCTGACCTTGTGGCAGGAGCGCGCCGTCTGCGAGCGGAAGTCGTCGGCCGACGTCATCGGGCGTTTGCTCGCGCACGGCCTGCTAATGAGTGATGCGCCCGAGGGCGCGGCGATTCGGGAACGCGACGAGGTACTGCGTTCGCAGCACTGGCGGCCGTTATCCGCCGCCGCGCATATGTTTAGCCGCTGGGGCGATATGCGGGTCGATAAGGGCATGCAGTTTCCCAGCTTTGAGGAGCTGGTTGAGTCGTACGGCACGCCGCCGGGCCCCGCCATCGAACGCGGCGCCGCCGCTGATGCGTTGATGTTGCCGGTTCCGGAGCGCGCCGGGTTGGACGAGACGCTTTTCAAACGCTACACCGGCCGTAATTTCGATCCGGTCGCCACGCTGCCATTGGCCACCGCCTCGCGTTTGCTGCAACGCGCCTTCGGCTCGCAGGGCGAGCGCGAGATGGCGCCGGATGCCTTTGTGCTGAAGAAGCTCAGTCCCTCGGCCGGCGGCCTGCATCCCACGGAGGCGTATGTGCTGGCGCAGCGCGTGGAGGGCGTGGCGCCGGGGTTGTATCACTACCACCCGGTGCGGCACGCGCTGGAGCCGCTGGTGGCGATGGATACCACGCAGACGGCGGAGCTGGCGATGCGCATGGTGGCCGATCAGGATTGGTTTGTCGATGCGCCCATGATGGTGGTGCTGGCGGCGCGCGTGGAACGGAATTTTTGGAAGTACCGTAATCACGCCAAGGCTTATCGGGCGTTGTTGTTGGACGCGGGGCATTTGTCGCAGACGTTTTATCTGCTGGCGACGGAGGCGGGGATGCCGGCCTTTGTGACGGCTGCTGTCAATGAGGTGGATATCGAGCGGGCGTTGGGGCTCGATCCGCTCAAGGATATGGTGGTGGCGGTTTGTGGGTGCGGCGCGGCGTCGGGGGCGCAGGATACGGTGGAGATGCGGTATGAGCCGTGA
- a CDS encoding 2-hydroxyacid dehydrogenase: MKPQLLVLAASPSASVMEQLDVHFECHHAWRQPRETQPNYIRGVAAGVRGLLTTGAIGVGPALLEQLPALEIVAVNGIGTDAVALEATRARGIAVTNTPGVLTDDVADLALTLLLAAARRLPALDRYVRSGAWEAGQPLAPTRALRGKVCGVFGFGRIGQAVAARAEAFGMRTLYFQPRAIAGVPQERSASLLELARASDYLVVCAPGGAATRHAVDAQVLAELGAEGTLVNIARGSLVDQQALIEALREGALGMAALDVFDDEPRVPAALRELDNVVLAPHVGSLTVETRHAMGQLVVDNLVAHFEGRALPTPVV, translated from the coding sequence ATGAAACCTCAATTACTGGTGCTGGCCGCCAGCCCCTCCGCCTCCGTCATGGAGCAACTGGACGTCCACTTTGAATGCCACCACGCCTGGCGCCAGCCGCGCGAGACGCAGCCCAATTACATACGCGGCGTGGCCGCCGGTGTGCGCGGCCTGCTGACCACCGGCGCGATCGGCGTCGGCCCGGCGCTGCTGGAGCAGTTGCCGGCGTTGGAAATCGTCGCCGTCAACGGCATCGGCACCGACGCCGTGGCGCTGGAGGCGACCCGCGCGCGCGGCATTGCCGTCACCAATACCCCCGGCGTGCTGACCGACGACGTGGCCGATCTGGCACTGACGTTGTTGCTGGCGGCGGCGCGGCGACTGCCGGCGCTGGACCGCTACGTGCGCAGCGGCGCCTGGGAGGCGGGGCAGCCGCTGGCGCCCACGCGCGCCTTGCGCGGCAAGGTCTGCGGCGTGTTCGGCTTCGGCCGCATCGGCCAGGCGGTGGCCGCGCGTGCCGAGGCGTTCGGCATGCGCACGCTGTACTTCCAGCCGCGCGCGATCGCCGGCGTGCCGCAGGAGCGCAGCGCCTCCCTGCTGGAGCTGGCGCGGGCGAGCGACTATCTGGTGGTGTGCGCCCCCGGTGGCGCCGCCACCCGGCACGCGGTGGACGCGCAGGTGCTCGCGGAGCTGGGGGCGGAGGGCACGCTGGTGAATATCGCGCGCGGTTCGCTGGTGGACCAGCAGGCGTTGATCGAGGCGCTGCGCGAAGGCGCGCTGGGGATGGCGGCGCTCGACGTGTTCGACGACGAGCCACGCGTTCCGGCCGCGCTGCGCGAGCTCGATAACGTGGTGCTGGCGCCGCACGTGGGCAGCCTGACGGTGGAGACCCGCCACGCGATGGGGCAACTGGTGGTGGATAACCTGGTGGCGCATTTCGAAGGGCGCGCGCTTCCCACTCCCGTGGTATAA